The segment ctcccgggttcaaacaattctcctgcctcagcctcccgagtagctgggattataggcatgtgccaccacgcccagctaattttgtatttttaatagagacaggttttctgtatgttggtcaggctggtctcgaactcccaacctcaggtgatctgcccgccttggcctcccaacgggctggaattacaggcatgagccactgcgctcggctggTATAAGTTTTAGGAACACCCAAATCCAACCACTGTGATCTAGGCAGTGGGCAGAATATGGTCTTGATGAAATCAATGGTAGAACCCAATGAATGGCTTGATGAGGTGAGAGCCCTGTGGTGGACATGAATGTTAGGAGAGCAGCTTCTACTTACTTACTACATGCCAGAAGCTTTACAcacatttaaccctcacaattgTCTTCTGAGGTATTATTTATGGATGAGAATACTAAAGCTTGGAGATGTTAACTTGCTTAAAGTTACACTGTAAGGGACACAGCTGTGATTCAAACACAGACCAGAACTCCAAAAACTGGTGCCTTTAACTAGTTCATTGCATTTTTCAAATGGATATTCTGTAAAGCTCCACTCTTCAATATTTTCAGAGATATGccttatgttctcacttgtaataTAACCAAGTATCCTAGCcttgaaatgcattttaaagttttttttttcctttttttttttgagacagaagtctccctctgtttccacgctggagtgcagtggtgcaatctcggctcactgcgacctccgcctcccaggttcaagcaattctcctgcctcagcctcccaagtagctgggagtacaggcgcgtgccaccacgcccagctaatttttgtatatttaggagagatggggtttcaccatgttggccaggatggtctcgatctcttgacctcatgatccgcctgcctcagcctcccaaagtgctgggattacaggcgtgagccaccgtgcctggccctttctttcttaatttcagaATGTAGTCTTGTTAAAACTGTTTCCCTCCCTTTCCCGCCTCACACTCCCTTATACTATGCACATTTATCTAACTGTACACTTGTTAAACTTACACTATACACTCTTATCTATAGGGTCTtaactctcttgcccaggctggagtccagtggcacgaccatggatcactgcagtctctacttccctagctcaagcaatcctcccacctcagccttctaagtagctggggctaccacatctggcttttttttttttttcaatttttagtagattcaaggtctcactatgttgcccaggccgatctaaaactcctgggctcaggtgatcctcccaccttggcctccctaaagtgctgcaattataggtgtgagccactgtgcctggcccatcaaGGGCTAATCGTGACATATACCAGGCTTGGAGACCCAGCTGCAAAATTCCAGAGATTACCTTAAGGTGGTTAGTCAACAACCCAGCCATTGTTGAGATGATGCCAGCCCCCACTCCAGGTGGACCACAACTCAAGATAGCCACTACAGCAAGCCACAGAGATCTGAAACCCTGCACCACTCCCGCATGCCTCCCAATCTAAGTTCCCTTTTTAAGCCCCTCTCCCCAGCCTAAGGTTCAAAATGATTTCTTTAAGGTACTAGCTTTGGCCATTTCCCCACTGCTAGCTCTGGAATAAAGTCACTTTCCTTTTACTGCATCTCCTCCTTGTTATTGACTTTGCAAGTGGCGTGCAGCCCAGCCTGCATTCAGTTAcaataaatgggagctaaatctTGGATTCACATGGACAAAAAGATGGGAACAgtggacactggggactccaaaaaggAGGAAGGGGCAGGGGCAAGAGCTGAAAAGCTTCCTTTTGGGCACTATGTTCActgtctgggtgacaggatcagtagaagcccaaacctcagcaccatgcattATAcacttgtaacaaacctgcacatgtacctcctgaatctaaaattaaaaaaaaagatatgccttTAAAAATGTCCATgagcaggccgggtgtggtggctcacgcctgtaatcccagcactttgggcggccaaggtggacggatcacctgaggtcaggagctcacgaccagcctggccaacatggtgaaaccctgtctctactaaaaacacaaaaaaacaatagctaggcatggtggcagatgcctgtaatcccagctacttgggaggctgaggcaggagaatcacttgagcccgggaggcggaggttgcagtgagacgagattgtgccattgcactccagcctgagtgacaagagtgagactatgtctcaaaaaaaaaaaaaaaaagtccatgagCAAATCAGTTGGGAAATGTTGAGTGTTTACTGTATTCcaagacatcttttttttttttttttgagatggagtctcccactgtcacccaggctggagtgcaatggctcgatcttggctcactacaacctctgtctccccggttcaagcgattctcctgcctcagcttcccaagtagctgggactacaggcacccgccaccatggccagctaattttttatatttttagtaaagacagggtttcaccatgttagccaggatggtcttgatctcctgacctcgtgatccgcccatcttggcctcccaaagtgctgggattataggtgtcagccaccacactcggcctccAGGACCTCTGAGAGCCTTTACTGTAAACCTAaagatcacacctgtaatcccagcactttgggaggccgaggtgggcagatcatgaggtcaagagatcaagaccatcctggccaacatggtctctgtaaaccccgtctctactgaaaaaaaaaatacaaaaagtatctgggcatggtggtgtgcacctgtagtcccagctacttgggaagctgaggcaggagaatcacttgaacctgggaggcaggggttgcagtgacccgctgcactccagcccgggtaaaagagcaagactccatctcaaaaagaaaaaaaaaaaaaaatcagagaaaatagCAAATGGATTGGCTGGCCTTTCCAGACTAACTTTTTATCCTGTCCCTCCTCTTTCTAACTGTATAAAGTGAATAATTAATGGTAGAGCTCTTACCATTAGTATCAGTTTCAGGAATACCCAAATTTTCAGATTTGGGGAtacttgcatatacataataagATATCTTGGAGATGAGACCCAAATTTAAACATGAAGTTCATTTAcgtttcatatataccttatacacatagcctgaaggtaattttacacaatattttaattaatttgtcctacgatttaattctttaaaacatttttaattttattataaaataacacTTCCAGGATACGGACTTGCTGTGGGAGGAATATGTAATCAGGCCACTCAAAAATGCCTGCACTTGAGGctcagcatttaaaaatgaatgtttatatgtaacaaaaaattaaatgatgtattttttgtattaaaattaaagaaatatgttGGATAATCATTATAATAAAGAATATGCTCTAAGAATGGGGATAAAAGCTGTTGGGCGCCCCTTGGTACCACCATTTCATAGAAAATCATAGTTGTAAACAAGCAGAAGGATGATGCAATCTCTGACATAATTAAAACCGGGTAAACCACAATAAGTGTGTTCCAGCAATTTGTCAAGTTATTTGTCCAGGTCTATCATAGCTACTGAGCAAATGGGTTGGCATGAATAGTTATGTCCTTAATGTGTACATCATTAAGAGGTCGGTATGTCTTCTCATTTACTGGCAATTTCTCCAACTCATCTAGAGTTTCCAGACCATCTATTACCCTGAAAGAGAAACAATATAACATATGAAAATTTCCTTAAATTGAAACATGATATCCATATCTATGACAATTacagtctctttaaaaaataatcaagtcTTACAGATCTCTGAGTTCTCTAGTTGAATGTACAACAAAATGTTGATTTTCCATCATAGATATGGatcaaaattcagaaataatttacttttatgcCCTTAGTCAACAATACAAAGGGTAGGAATATTTCCACCAATATACCTAAAATTATATTCTACCCCATTCATACAGTGACAGAGAACAGCTACAAATGGGACTAATATAACCAGTTAAAGGGAAAACAAACTGTTTTTCTACACTTTCATACTTCCAACACCAAATGTGTGGGTTTTCCCAGTTCTCCAATTCTCTGGGTATCCCAcaacttaattattttttcaaaattttatttatttttttaaagacaggatctcactgggactataggtgcatgcccccacacctggccctacAATTTAATTGTGACACTAACTACAAGAAGTGAACAGAGACCCCGGTTAATCCCACAAGACAGCCCCTACCACTTCGGATGCCAGTTCCAAGTCCCGATTGTGATCTGTACTATCTGACTAACCATGATATAATTTGGGATTTTTCATGCCCCCCAGCTCTGttcaataattttcaaaaatggctCATAGAACCTAGGAAagcactttatttattattatgggCTATTATAAAGATTACAACTCAGGAACAACCAAATGGAGGAGATGCATAGGGCAAAGTCTGAGAGAGGGGCACGGCGCTTCCATGCTCTTCTCGGGGTGTGTTACCCTCTTAGTATCTACTTGTGTTCACCAACCTGGaagctctcaaaccctgtttagGGTTTTTACGGAGGGCACATTAGGTAGGCACGATTAATTAAATCACTGGCCACTGGTGACTggaactcaatctccagcccttctctccttcccagagGTCAAGAATAGGAGGTCACTGAATGTTCCAGCCCTCTAAAAATACATGGCTGATTCCTCTGGCAACCAGCCCTCCATACTGAAGCTATCTAGAACCCCaccaagagtcacctcattagcataaactcaggtatggTTGAATGGGGTTTATTATGAAcaataaaatattcctttcacTCCTGTCACTCAGGAAATTGCAAGGTTTTTAAAAGAACTATGCTGGAAACTATGGATGAAGTCCAAATATGTGTGTCTTATTACAACACACTAGTCATAAAGATTTCTTTGCTACAGGAAATACATGGAGAAAGTACGTAGATGACACTATTAGCAATACTGCCCTACAATGAGAGTCCTAAAGTAGATGACCACTCCACTTcgtacttgttttatttttttttgagatgaagtctcactctggtcccccagactggagtgcaatggtgtgatcttggctcactgcaacctctgcctcccgggttcaagcaattctcctgcctcagcctcccgagtatctgggattataggagcctaccaccacgcctggctaatttttgtattgttagtagagacggagtttcagcatgttggccaggctggtctggcctgacctcaggtgatccgcccgccttggcctcccaaagtgttgggattcaggcatgagccaccaagcccggcagTTAATTGTTTAATtatagtatttctttcttttttttttttttttgagatggagtctcacttccattgcccaggttggagtgcaatagcactaTCTCGACTCATTGTAGCCTCttcctccaggttcaagcaattctgcatcagcctcccaagcagctgggactacaggcacatgcccccatgcccagctaatttttgtgtttttagtagagatgggatttcaccacattggccaggctggtctcaaactcttgacctcaagtgatctgcccacctcagcctcccaaagtgctggggttataggcatgagccaccatgtctggcctaatTATGGCATTTCTACTTTTTGCTTCTGGATaacaacaagaataaaaataggAGAAGAGAAGACTGACAGTTAACTCAgcctccagcaatcccacttcatGTTACcagcaagaaaaaatatattgagaGCTATTCTTCAAATACAAGTTTTGGAAATTTCAGTCTAAAACATTTGCTAAGAAAGAGTGGcttttgatctcttgacctcgtgatctgcccgccttggcctcccaaagtgctaggattacaagcgtgagtcactgcacctggtcatCTGACTGCATTTTGATTGCAACCCGTCACATGGGGTCAGACGtggaattttctacttgtggcatcatgtcagtgctcaaaaaattcctaatttttaattttcagattagggattcTCAACCACTggtatgtactttaaaaaattaacagatttgtaggcctggtgcagtggctcacgcctgtaatctcagcactttgggaggccaaagcgggcggatcacgaggtcaggagattgagaccatcctggctaacacggtgaaaccccgtctctactaaaaatacaaaaaattagccaggcgcggtggcgggcgcctgtagtcccagctacttgggaggctgaggcaggagaatggcgtgaacccaggagggtgagcttgcagcgagctgagatggcaccactgcattccagcctgggcgacagagtgagactctgtctccaaaaaaaaaaaaaaaaaaaaaaaaaattagcagatttgcattttattttgcattttcacaAAATGGGTACTTCAAccaaaacattttgattttacccctaaatatagacatttaagtctttaaattaTAAGTCTTAAAGGCTATCCCACCTTCTAGGTCAGTAAGAGAAACAGAGGAGGTAGAAAACATAGGTCTCAGGTAAAAAGCTAAAAAAACCCAGCAGGTAGAACTGAGGCAGTTAAGTAGAGTCAAGTATCTGGGAAACGGACCCCTTGGAGAACTAGAGGAAAGTTACTGGATCATCTTCCCAGAAAaatgtgtgtgcatctgtataCAACAAACAAGGAATTAATGAACCTAAGGTTAATCTTTGTTCTAAACTCTACAGTTTTGTCGCAAATCCAGTAAAATGAGTCCTGGTAATAACTGAACAATAATTTTGAATGATGTTGGTTAAGGGAGAAAATAAGAGGGAAACTGGGTTatttacaaacataaaaaaactACTAGATgttgtaatatttcttttttccttgattATTATTAATGTGTAAATTAGACACATgtatatggaatgaaaaagaaaagatctgTCTAGatctcattgcagccttgacacCCTGAGcccagcaatcctctcacttcagcctcccaagtagctgggagcataggtgtgagccaccacacctggataatttttaaatgtttttgtagagacggggtttcactatgttacctagACTGGGAGTCCTCTATTTTTAATTAACCTAATTTGGCATCCAAACTATTAAATAGAACAAACTCTAGAATTGTGCCTTGGTTTATTAAGCatgataattatttgttgaacgAACAGACAAACTGACTTCCCACTGATTTATAAAAGCAACTCCCAGACATAGTACTTTTAATAGATACCCTGGCAGAAACTGTGAAACACCTTCCTAGGAGCCATTCTTCTTACTCAGAGAAATCTAATTTTAGTAAGGGTGGCAATGTGGCTGAAATACATTTTCTACCCTCCATTGTAGGTAAGGAGTGGTCACATTACTAAGTTCTGGGTCTtctgggaaagttttttttttgagacggagtctcactttgtcaccaggctggagtgcagtggcgcaatcttggctcactgcaatctccacctccagggttcaagccattctcctgcctcagcttcctgagtagctgggattacaggcacgcaccactgcccccagctaatttttgtatttttagtagagatggggtttcaccatgttggcctggatggtcttgatctcctgacctcatgatctgccctccttggcctcccaaagtgctgggattacaggtgtgagccaccgcacccggcttttctttttttctatcttttttttttagagatagggtatcattgttgcccaggctggagtacagtagtgtgatctcagttcatgcagcctggaactcctgggctcaagtgattctcccacctcagcctcctgagtagttgggattacaggtgtgtgtcaccacacctggctaatttttaaattttttttgtagagatgggttctgctatgttgcacaggctggtcttgaactcctggcctcaagtgatcctcctgtctcagcctcccaaagcactgggattacagacctgggAAAGTTCTGTTAATTAAAAAAGGTGAATCAGCTGGCAAGCACCTTTTgtctttcctcccctttcctccctgaTACACAGAAGTTTTGATAAGAGCTGTGCTGCCAATATTATGACAGAGGCGCCTAGAACACTGGTAACAAAATGGAACCACCATGCCAGTccatcttgtttaagccactatttTTCAGATCTGTTAGTTGCTGTGAAATGCTATCATTAATGAAaatggaccagcctgggcaacatagtgagaccctgtctctaaaaaaaaagtgttttttttgtttttttttttaaagtagctgcGCATGATGGTACACATTTGTGGttccagttactcaagaggctgaggtgagaagatcacttgagaccaggaggttgaggctgcaatgagccatgactgtgctactgcaccacactccagcctggcgacagagcctttcgtctcaaaaaaagaaaaagaaaaagaaaatagatatacTATGTTAATTTGCATAACAATATTGAAAAATTACTGGCCTCTTttacaaaataaggaaaataaggcTCGGGGAGATtataactttcccaaggtcacagggtTGCTAAGTGGTAGACTTAAACTCCAGGTACGTTTAGCTCTCACAccactcttcttttctttcttttcattttttttttttttgaggcagagtctcactctgtcgcccaggctggagagcaatggcatgatcacggctcactgtaacttccgcctcccaggttcaagcaattctcctgcttcagcctcctgagtagctgggactacaggtgtgtgccaccacatccaactaattttttaaaatatttttagtagagacaggggttctgccacattggccaggctggtctcaaactcctgacctcagacaatctgcccaccttggcctcccaaagtgctgggattacaggtgtgaggcactgtgctcgGCGTCACTCTTTTCAATATTAGTTATGCTACTGTCACAGCTAAGCATATGCACCACTTGCAttgaaatgctaaaagaaaaccATAACCAGAATACTCACTTTCCAAATACGGTGTATTTCATGTCCAAATGTGGCTGTTTGCCATAGGTGATGAAGAACTGAGATCCATTGGTGTTCGGGCCATTATTAGCCATAGATACAACACCTCTAACATTGTGCTGAAAAAGACACATCAAAGTATTAACTGTGTTTTATATAACCATCCCAAATATAGTATTGAAACAAGACAGGCacacctttgttttcttttttaaaaatattttgagatgggggtctcactatgttgctcaggctggtctctaactcctaggctcaagtgatcctcctgccttagcctccaaagtgttgggattacaggtgtgaatcaccacacccagccaagacatTCAATCTTTACCTTCACAATATTTAAGGGAGCAAGAAAACATTTAACCAACTTCTCTCTATTAGGGGTAATCCAAATGTTCAGTTTCTGCCTTTTCTGTACCCTTGAAAACTTGTATGTAAAAGGTTAATATATCAAATAATATTTCtcaattaatttcattttcactttGAAGAAATACATCCATGGACACTTTTTGCAATACcaacaaataatagaaataatccTTATATTTATATTAAGGAATAGTGTGCTGGAATGAAACGATCAGgcaggcaacaaaaccaaaatgccCACAATCTCTTCTCACATACAATGGACTCTTgctagtttctttatctgtaaaacaagggAGGCTGGACTAGTTCAAGGGTCTATTTATAACTCAGATGCTCACAAGGGTCAAGCAGATAAACTGACAATTGGGCAGAATGTAAACATTAAAGAGAGATGAAGTCTGGCAAAATGAATAGGCTATCTCTTGATTAatgacattaaatatattttttttaactaatggCCACAGATAATGCATCTGTGGGTGTTCCACTCATGGGCAGTCAGTTTATAACCCCAGGACTGAACGATCTAAGAAAGGTCTCACCTAGCTCTACTATCATGATAGTATTTGTTTACAAGAGACAGTGTATAGAAATTAAAAGGACCTTACTGATAAGAATGAAGATGTAACTGTGAACTATGTTACAGGGAGGTGCCTGTAATACACTACAACTCCACCAATTACTCTAGCTTTAGCTATTCATTGGGTGACGCTAATAAGTCATAGAGAAGcacctatatcaaaatattaatgcTTGTCTCCCTAAAAGGTGTCCACCAATCAAATGTAATATTAAATACATACGCatgtaatatttaatacatacacaatatttaatacatacacaaaaatatagttaataaaaatgtaagttaATAAAATAAGCACCCATTAACATATTTCCCAGCTTTCAGAGTTAAAATTTACCAATTCATTGAATAATGGgagctcaagaaaaaataaaagttaccaaTTAATTACATATATCCATGTGCTCCTCTCCATCTATTACCTCAGCCTCTACAagaggtaaccactattctaatattttttttttcattttttctttttttttttttttagagacagggtctcgctctgtcacccaggttagagtgcagtggtggaatcatagctcactgtagccttgaccttctaggctcgagcaatccttccaccttggcctcctgagtagctgagactacagatgtacacctccatacctggctaattttttaacttttagtagagatgagggctcaatatgttgctcaggctgatctcaaactcctggcctcaagtacttgttcctctcacctcggccccctaaagtgctgggattacaagagtgagccactgtgcccagccctaacaCATTTACGCATGCCTAAACAAcacattctttccttttccttctgaatATAATTACATCGTAACATTTTAGTCTTCTGGGAAATGCTTTCTACAAATAACATTGTTACATTTCTAAGGTCATACATGTACATATAGCCAtagtttattactatttttttactACTATGTGATATTTCACTACTGAATATACTACAATTTATCCACAATCTACATAGTGCTTCATCTACAatcagtggacatttgggttgttcatagacttttgctattacaaacagtACATCAGAACACTCCTGTACATGTCTCTTGGTGCAAATTTACAAGTTTCTCTTGAGTAAACATTTGGGAATGGAATTCCTGGGCCAGAATATATGAAGAGTCAATACATATCCACAATCTTGGTGTATAAGTTGTATaatataatgtttttttttttttttagacggagtctcactctgtcgcccaggctggagtgcagcagcacgatctcggctcactgcaagcactgcctcccgggttcaggccattctcctgcctcagcctcccaagtagctgggactacaggcacccaccaccacacccggctaattttttgtattttttggcagagacggggtttcactgtgttagccaggatggtcttgatctcctgacctcgtgatccgcccgcctcggcctcccaaagtgctgggattacaggcgtgagccaccgcgcccggcctatataaTGGTTCTTAACTCTGCCTGCAAAAGAATCATCTAGGAACCTTAAAATATAGTCTAAGTCCTAACCAGCCCTACTGACTTTATTTTTAGGAGGGCAAGGCCGTGATCTGTTACAGTTTTAAAACTTccagccaagtgcagtggttcactcctataatcccaacactttgggaggccaagacaggaggatcatcttagtccaggagtttcagaccagactgggcaacagagcaagacctcgtctctacaaaaaatcagaaattagctgggcacggtggtgcactcctgtggtccagccacttgagaggctgaggcaggagaaactgcttgagctcaggtcaaggctgcagtgaaccgtgatcaggccactgcactcagcttaggcaacagagtgagacccagtctcaaaaacaaacaacaaagttCCACAGGTGATTCTGTCATAGCCAGTCTCTGGTTTTCAGCTGGTATATGGAAGCAGTCATTAATGTAATAATTAATACCTAAAAAATTGTTTAGTTATTCATTCAGGAAAAAATTGACTTTTCAAAAAGTTTATCACCTCCCAGCCTCAACTCCTGTAACAAAACTAATACATTTCCTTacaatagaaaagtaaaatgaaccagcttgggcaacatagtgagacaccatctgtacaaaaaatacaaacattagccaggcatggtgacatgcacctgtagtcccagctactctggaggctgaggtgggaggatcacctgagcccagaaaatttaggctgcagtgagccaagaatgcatcactgcactccagcccaggggacagagcaagaccctgtctctaaaaaaaggttttaaaaaaagcaaaaagaaaagaaattactccTAGTCTCATCATCCAGAGATAAACACTGCaatgaatttttttcagaatttttgtgggtacattttAATGTAATGGAAATATAATAATACACTTAAACTGCATATTTTGAttgagtagactttttttttttttttttttgagtggggtCTCGTTCtgtgcatgatcttggctcactgcagccttgatctcctgggctcaagcaatcctcccacttcagcctcttgagtagctgggactacaggcacacgccactataacaggctaatatttgtatttttttgtggagatgggggtctcactatgttgcccaggctggtttcaaactcttggcctcaagcaatcctcctt is part of the Pan paniscus chromosome 13, NHGRI_mPanPan1-v2.0_pri, whole genome shotgun sequence genome and harbors:
- the PPIL3 gene encoding peptidyl-prolyl cis-trans isomerase-like 3: MSVTLHTDVGDIKIEVFCERTPKTCENFLALCASNYYNGCIFHRNIKGFMVQTGDPTGTGRGGNSIWGKKFEDEYSEYLKHNVRGVVSMANNGPNTNGSQFFITYGKQPHLDMKYTVFGKVIDGLETLDELEKLPVNEKTYRPLNDVHIKDITIHANPFAQ